The stretch of DNA CCGGCGGGGGCGTGCTGGTCGTGGAACGTGCCGCTGTTGAGCGCACGGACCAGGACGTCGGCCGCCGGGTTCAGGCCGCCGATGGCGAGGAAGGGGTTGGCGGGGGCGTCCGTCGTGGTCTGCGGCGGGATGAGCACCAGCGACGACTGGGCGGTGTACTGCACCGCGACGGCGAGCGTGGTGGCGTAGGCCATGCCCGCCGTGGCGAGGAGCCCCAGCAGGACGAGCCACCAACGCCGGCGGAGCTGGGCGAGGATCTCGCTGAACTCCATCCGGGATGCTCCTCGTCGCGACGGTCCGGTCGGCTCGGACGTTGTCACAATGCTCTCATCCGACGAACTGGGCGCCGGATCGTGACGAGGTGAATTGGTGGAGATGCGGTGAGCCTGCACCGGACGGTGATCCGGGCCGCGCGGTCGCCCGTCGCGGCGACGATCCTGCTGCTCGGGACCGGTGCCGCGGCGTGGAACGCCTGGGAGCAGCCGTCGGCCACGGTGGTCGGCGAGGTCCGCGTCGTCCTCCTGCCGCCCGACCACGCGCTGCCCAACGCCCTCGCGGAGACCACGACCTCCCTGATCAGCCTGGCGGGCGTCGTCGCGCGCGGCGTCGAGGGGTTCGAGGGGCCGCAGACGGTGGACTCGGACGTCACGCTGGCCAGCCAGGGCGTGCGGCTGGGCTACAGCGTGCGTCAGCCCAGCCTCGGCGGTCAGTGGGAGACCTCCTTCCAGGACCCGGTGGTGGACGTGCAGGCGGTGGGCCCGACCCAGGAGGTCGCGGCGACGCAGCTCGGCCTGGGACTCGCCCACGTGGGCTCGGAGCTGACGAAGATCCAGGACCGCGAGTCGGTCCCGGCGGATCAGCGGGTGCGCGTGCGGCTGAGCCCGGCCGACCCCGTGTACACCGTCCAGAAGGGCAGCCGCACGCGAGCCCTCGGGGCGACGGTCCTGGCCGGCGCCGTCGCGCTCGGGACGTGGTGGCGGCTGCGGCGGTCCACGGGTGCGCCTCGCCCGCGCGGGCCCGCCGAGACCGACCTGACCTGAGCGCCCCCTGACCTGATCGCCCCTGACCCGGCCACCCGGCGGGCGGTCCATGATCCGGGATGTCGGGATCGTGGGGGTTCCGCCTGGATCCGTCGGATGGTGCACTGGGTGGCGCCGGGACGTCCGGCGACGGGGTCCAGGTCCCGTGGTGCACTGCGACGGGAGGTCGGCCCGTGACGCTGCCGCCCCGCGGTCTGCCGCGACGGTTCGTCCCGGGTGTGCGCGCGACGCGGTGGCTGCGACGCGGCGCGGTGGCCGTCGTGGCGGTGGTTCTCGCTGCGGTCCTGCTCGTGGCCGACCGGCCGGCGCCCGCGGCGGCGGAGTCGATGTGGGGCGATGCGGCGCCGCCCGGGGTGCGGGTCGCCGTCGACCCACTGGCCGTGAACGTCGGGACCGCGTTCCGTCCGACGGTCTCGGGGGTCGTCGTCGGGCTGCGCTACTGGAGCGCCGCAGCCGCGTCGGCCGGACCCGACGGCGGCCTGTGGGACGCCGCGGGGCAGCTCGTGGCCGGCGCACGGTTCGGACCGGCGCGCGCCGCGGGGTGGCAGACCGTCATGCTGGCCCACCCGGTGCGCCTGAGCGCAGGTGCGGCGTACGTCGTCTCCTACCACGTGACCTCGGGCCGCTACCCCGTGACCGAGGGGTTCCTGGGCGGCTCCCGGTCGCCGCTGCTGCAGGTGGACCCGGGCGCGTCGGGCGTCTACGGCTACGGCGGCGGCGACGTGTTCCCGACGCAGAGCTGGCGGCAGTCGCAGTACTGGGTGGACGTCGTCTTCCGTGGCGACCCCGGAGCCAGTCCGGAGGTGCTGCCCGCAGCGTCACCCACGACGACGCTCTCCGAGGTCCCGCCTCCGGAGCCGCCGACGCCGTCGGCCGGCCCTGCCGCGACACCCACGCCGACGCCGTCTGCGGCTCCGAGCACGCCGGCGCCGACGCCGCACCCCAGCCCCCGCGCGGGCACGGCAGCACCCCCGGCGAAGGCGCCACCTGCGGCTCCCGCACCGGCCGCGCCGCTGCCGCCCGCCTCCGCCAAACCGGGCGCCGGCAACACCGGTGTGCCCGCCGGGACCGCGCTCTCGCCAGCCGACGGGTTGACGGTCACGACGCCGAACCAGGTGCTCAGCGGGCTGGACATCCACGGCGGCGTGGTGATC from Cellulomonas sp. NTE-D12 encodes:
- a CDS encoding DUF4082 domain-containing protein, translated to MTLPPRGLPRRFVPGVRATRWLRRGAVAVVAVVLAAVLLVADRPAPAAAESMWGDAAPPGVRVAVDPLAVNVGTAFRPTVSGVVVGLRYWSAAAASAGPDGGLWDAAGQLVAGARFGPARAAGWQTVMLAHPVRLSAGAAYVVSYHVTSGRYPVTEGFLGGSRSPLLQVDPGASGVYGYGGGDVFPTQSWRQSQYWVDVVFRGDPGASPEVLPAASPTTTLSEVPPPEPPTPSAGPAATPTPTPSAAPSTPAPTPHPSPRAGTAAPPAKAPPAAPAPAAPLPPASAKPGAGNTGVPAGTALSPADGLTVTTPNQVLSGLDIHGGVVIQAPGVVIRASRITGTDTNGVLVQSGSVTIVDSEISGFENAIAGDDWTAQRVNIHSVTGDGVKLGSRVTLRASWIHDLTPAPGAHADGAQMQDGVSNLLVAGNTIEPGDPANSAIFLAPDLGPSTDGPVTITGNWLDYGGYALFCLDGANGRYVVRNITISDNRFGANSGYGEFRITVPVTFTGNVDAAGRPLTL